A genome region from Geodermatophilus bullaregiensis includes the following:
- a CDS encoding sigma-70 family RNA polymerase sigma factor — protein sequence MTSVLTGVSDELDPRLLEHRRELTGYCYRMLGSSFDADDAVQETLVRAWKSLADFEGRSSLRSWLYRIATNVCLDQLSGRQRRALPMDLSGSSWSPVEASLAAKRPAEAWVEPVLDRQVLPEDGDPAERAVARESVRLAFVAALQHLPPRQRAVLLLRDVLRWRADEVAGLLGTTVASVNSALQRARATLAAMGGTPEPRPLDADSRELLARYLDAFERYDVDAFVALLHEDATQHMPPFEMWLGGAADIGTWMLGPGSGCRGSRLLQTEANGCPAFAQYRLRGDGVHVPWALHVLEIDGGRVRHITSFLDLDTGLFVRLGMPAVLEPRPEPATP from the coding sequence GTGACCAGCGTGCTGACCGGGGTGTCCGACGAGCTCGACCCGCGGCTGCTCGAGCACCGGCGCGAGCTGACCGGGTACTGCTACAGGATGCTCGGGTCGTCGTTCGACGCCGACGACGCGGTGCAGGAGACGCTGGTCCGGGCGTGGAAGAGCCTGGCCGACTTCGAGGGCCGCTCGTCGCTGCGCTCGTGGCTGTACCGGATCGCCACCAACGTCTGCCTCGACCAGCTGTCCGGACGGCAGCGCCGCGCCCTGCCGATGGACCTCTCGGGGTCGTCGTGGTCGCCGGTGGAGGCGTCGCTGGCGGCCAAGCGGCCGGCCGAGGCGTGGGTGGAGCCGGTGCTCGACCGCCAGGTCCTCCCCGAGGACGGCGACCCGGCCGAGCGGGCGGTGGCCCGGGAGTCGGTGCGGCTGGCCTTCGTCGCGGCGCTGCAGCACCTGCCCCCGCGGCAGCGGGCGGTGCTCCTGCTGCGCGACGTGCTGCGGTGGCGGGCCGACGAGGTCGCCGGCCTGCTGGGGACCACCGTCGCCTCGGTCAACAGCGCGCTGCAGCGGGCGCGGGCGACGCTGGCGGCGATGGGCGGCACCCCCGAGCCCCGCCCGCTGGACGCCGACTCGCGCGAGCTGCTCGCGCGCTACCTCGACGCCTTCGAGCGCTACGACGTGGACGCCTTCGTCGCCCTGCTGCACGAGGACGCCACCCAGCACATGCCGCCGTTCGAGATGTGGCTGGGCGGCGCCGCCGACATCGGCACCTGGATGCTCGGCCCGGGCAGCGGCTGCCGGGGCTCGCGGCTGCTGCAGACCGAGGCCAACGGCTGCCCGGCCTTCGCCCAGTACCGGCTGCGCGGGGACGGCGTGCACGTGCCGTGGGCGCTGCACGTCCTCGAGATCGACGGGGGCCGGGTCCGGCACATCACGAGCTTCCTCGACCTCGACACCGGGTTGTTCGTGCGGCTGGGCATGCCCGCCGTCCTCGAGCCCCGGCCGGAGCCCGCCACCCCCTGA
- a CDS encoding methyl-accepting chemotaxis protein gives MSGTTSVTSRPWATVPRGVRLDEQTFGTRHRVITAVLAVHLPVLAGIGLARGVSGWLLWGQLAVIVVLLLLGRALPAQVARASAVSLGLMVAADVLLHVGGGLQDLHIWFYAVLALVALYQMWTPFLLAVAFVAVHHAAMSLLSPDSVFSDHHAQQSPVLFALLHAAFLLAEATFLAYGWKFTEVADRARQAEQLRADEQKAAQVRAQEELAAERVRTAEEAAAALAQREERTAELGHQLSGLVAAGRRLDENVGVATAVMAGLRAAIGEIASAASQATTTANEASASSRDSAQTVERLAATMAEIDQIAGSISTIADQTNLLALNATIESARAGEAGKGFAVVAGEVKDLASETAQATERIRRVVEAVRGDVVAAGTALGRVQEVMADVVAAQTTIATAVEEQTASTAQAQEAIVGASREATGMATDLQRIVTGM, from the coding sequence GTGTCCGGCACCACCTCCGTCACCTCCCGCCCGTGGGCCACCGTGCCCCGGGGGGTGCGGCTCGACGAGCAGACCTTCGGCACCCGGCACCGGGTCATCACCGCGGTGCTCGCAGTGCACCTCCCCGTGTTGGCGGGCATCGGCCTGGCGCGCGGGGTGTCCGGCTGGCTGCTCTGGGGGCAGCTGGCGGTCATCGTCGTCCTGCTGCTGCTCGGCCGCGCCCTGCCCGCCCAGGTGGCGCGGGCCAGTGCCGTCAGCCTGGGCCTGATGGTCGCCGCCGACGTCCTCCTGCACGTGGGCGGGGGACTGCAGGACCTGCACATCTGGTTCTACGCGGTCCTCGCGCTCGTGGCGCTCTACCAGATGTGGACGCCGTTCCTGCTGGCCGTCGCCTTCGTCGCCGTCCACCACGCCGCGATGAGCCTGCTCTCACCCGACTCCGTGTTCTCCGACCACCACGCGCAGCAGAGCCCGGTCCTGTTCGCCCTGCTGCACGCCGCCTTCCTCCTGGCCGAGGCGACGTTCCTGGCCTACGGCTGGAAGTTCACCGAGGTGGCCGACCGGGCCCGGCAGGCGGAGCAGCTGCGCGCCGACGAGCAGAAGGCCGCCCAGGTCCGGGCCCAGGAGGAGCTCGCCGCCGAGCGGGTGCGGACCGCGGAGGAGGCCGCCGCCGCGCTCGCCCAGCGCGAGGAGCGGACCGCGGAGCTCGGGCACCAGCTGAGCGGACTCGTCGCGGCCGGACGGCGGCTGGACGAGAACGTCGGCGTCGCCACCGCCGTGATGGCCGGCCTGCGCGCGGCCATCGGTGAGATCGCCTCCGCCGCCAGCCAGGCCACGACGACCGCCAACGAGGCCAGCGCCAGCTCCCGGGACAGCGCGCAGACCGTGGAGCGCCTGGCCGCCACCATGGCCGAGATCGACCAGATCGCCGGCAGCATCTCCACCATCGCCGACCAGACCAACCTGCTCGCGCTCAACGCGACCATCGAGTCCGCCCGCGCCGGCGAGGCGGGCAAGGGCTTCGCCGTGGTCGCCGGGGAGGTCAAGGACCTCGCCTCCGAGACGGCGCAGGCCACCGAGCGGATCCGCCGCGTCGTCGAGGCCGTCCGCGGGGACGTCGTCGCCGCCGGCACGGCCCTCGGCAGGGTCCAGGAGGTGATGGCCGACGTGGTGGCGGCGCAGACCACCATCGCGACCGCCGTCGAGGAGCAGACCGCCTCCACCGCGCAGGCGCAGGAGGCCATCGTCGGGGCCTCGCGGGAGGCGACGGGCATGGCCACCGACCTCCAGCGCATCGTCACCGGCATGTGA
- a CDS encoding DUF4396 domain-containing protein: MHTQHDTARTAHDHASAPGSGPVSWAMAAQATLHCLTGCAIGEVLGMVIGTSVGLSTGATVALAVGLAFVFGYALTMRGVLRAGLPLRRALQVALAADTVSITVMEVVDNAVMVSVPGAMEAGVSSAVFWLSLAGALAVAFVVTLPVNRWLMGRGKGHAVVHAYHH, translated from the coding sequence ATGCACACGCAGCACGACACGGCGCGCACCGCGCACGACCACGCCTCGGCGCCCGGCAGCGGGCCGGTCAGCTGGGCGATGGCCGCGCAGGCCACGCTGCACTGCCTCACCGGCTGCGCCATCGGTGAGGTCCTCGGGATGGTGATCGGGACGTCGGTGGGCCTGTCCACCGGGGCCACGGTGGCGCTGGCCGTCGGGCTGGCCTTCGTCTTCGGCTACGCGCTCACCATGCGCGGCGTCCTGCGGGCGGGCCTGCCGCTCCGGCGGGCGCTGCAGGTGGCCCTGGCCGCCGACACCGTCTCGATCACGGTGATGGAGGTCGTGGACAACGCCGTCATGGTGTCCGTGCCGGGGGCGATGGAGGCCGGGGTGTCCTCGGCGGTGTTCTGGCTGTCACTGGCCGGCGCGCTCGCCGTGGCCTTCGTGGTCACCCTCCCGGTCAACCGCTGGCTCATGGGCCGCGGCAAGGGCCACGCGGTCGTGCACGCCTACCACCACTGA
- a CDS encoding glycoside hydrolase family 13 protein, whose amino-acid sequence MNPPTPDPTTAADWWRQAVVYQVYPRSFRDLDGDGLGDIRGVTERLPYLQRLGVDAVWLSPFYPSALADGGYDVDDYRDVDPRLGTLEQFDEMVARAHALGVKVVVDVVPNHSSNRHAWFTEALASPPGSPTRDRYVFRDGKGPDGSEPPSDWMSHFGGPAWTRVPDGQWYLHLFAREQPDLNWDNREVREDFLQTLRFWSDRGVDGFRVDVAHALAKDLSEPLRDYGGVHPDSRTELPLDGSHPLFDRDEVHEIFREWRKVLDTYDPPRSAVAEAWVTTSRRVLYARPDELGQAFDFEFLVSPWSAEQFRVEVDGALSAAAAAGASATWVLSNHDVVRHRSRYALPNGTDLDGWLLSGGTHPAPDDERGLRRARAATLLMLALPGSAYLYQGEELGLPEVADLPAEALQDPIWERTGHAQKGRDGCRVPLPWTREGSSFGFGDAGSWLPQPAWFGEYSAEAQDGAEGSTLELYRAALHLRRELRADESLQWLGSRPVAATHVLHLRRSTGWESVTNFSDADVDLPAGEVLLASGPLPGGVLPPDTTVWLRRAQD is encoded by the coding sequence GTGAACCCACCCACCCCCGACCCCACGACGGCCGCCGACTGGTGGCGCCAGGCCGTCGTCTACCAGGTCTACCCGCGGAGCTTCCGCGACCTCGACGGCGACGGCCTCGGTGACATCCGCGGGGTGACCGAGCGGTTGCCCTACCTGCAGCGGCTCGGCGTGGACGCCGTCTGGCTGAGCCCCTTCTACCCCTCCGCCCTCGCCGACGGCGGCTACGACGTCGACGACTACCGCGACGTCGACCCCCGACTGGGCACGCTCGAGCAGTTCGACGAGATGGTCGCCCGGGCCCACGCCCTAGGCGTCAAGGTCGTCGTCGACGTCGTCCCCAACCACTCGTCGAACCGGCACGCGTGGTTCACCGAGGCCCTCGCCTCGCCGCCCGGCTCCCCCACCCGTGACCGCTACGTCTTCCGCGACGGGAAGGGCCCCGACGGCAGCGAGCCGCCGTCGGACTGGATGTCGCACTTCGGCGGCCCGGCGTGGACCCGCGTCCCCGACGGCCAGTGGTACCTGCACCTGTTCGCCCGGGAGCAGCCGGACCTCAACTGGGACAACCGCGAGGTGCGGGAGGACTTCCTGCAGACGCTGCGCTTCTGGTCCGACCGCGGCGTCGACGGCTTCCGGGTCGACGTCGCGCACGCGCTGGCCAAGGACCTGTCCGAGCCGCTGCGCGACTACGGCGGCGTCCACCCCGACTCGCGGACCGAGCTGCCCCTGGACGGCAGCCACCCGCTGTTCGACCGCGACGAGGTGCACGAGATCTTCCGCGAGTGGCGCAAGGTGCTCGACACCTACGACCCGCCGCGGTCAGCCGTGGCCGAGGCGTGGGTGACCACCAGCCGGCGGGTGCTCTACGCCCGGCCCGACGAGCTGGGGCAGGCGTTCGACTTCGAGTTCCTCGTGTCGCCGTGGTCGGCGGAGCAGTTCCGGGTGGAGGTCGACGGTGCGCTGTCGGCCGCCGCGGCGGCGGGGGCGTCGGCGACCTGGGTGCTGTCCAACCACGACGTCGTCCGGCACCGGTCGCGCTACGCGCTGCCCAACGGCACCGACCTGGACGGCTGGCTGCTCTCCGGCGGCACGCACCCGGCGCCGGACGACGAGCGCGGCCTGCGCCGCGCCCGGGCGGCGACCCTGCTGATGCTGGCCCTGCCCGGCTCGGCCTACCTCTACCAGGGCGAGGAGCTCGGCCTGCCCGAGGTCGCCGACCTGCCGGCCGAGGCGCTGCAGGACCCGATCTGGGAGCGCACCGGCCACGCGCAGAAGGGCCGCGACGGCTGCCGCGTGCCGCTGCCGTGGACCCGCGAGGGGTCCTCCTTCGGGTTCGGGGACGCCGGGTCCTGGCTGCCCCAGCCCGCGTGGTTCGGCGAGTACTCCGCCGAGGCGCAGGACGGCGCCGAGGGCTCGACGCTGGAGCTGTACCGGGCGGCGCTGCACCTGCGGCGGGAGCTGCGGGCCGACGAGTCGCTGCAGTGGCTCGGCTCGCGGCCGGTCGCCGCGACCCACGTCCTGCACCTGCGCCGGTCGACCGGGTGGGAGAGCGTCACCAACTTCTCCGACGCCGACGTCGACCTGCCGGCCGGCGAGGTCCTGCTCGCCAGCGGACCGCTCCCCGGCGGGGTCCTCCCGCCGGACACGACGGTCTGGCTGCGCCGGGCGCAGGACTGA
- a CDS encoding GAF domain-containing protein — translation MADILATLSAAGPAASWPDHLVEDCRQATGMTGVGLALVSGEGVSGLVAATGGPAQQMEDLQFTLGEGPCADASTSRRPVLCSDLGVEGVVRWPAFAFGAAQAGIAAAFTFPLQVGAVAIGVLDLYRDRRGPLSGAHLAEAFAFADAAAAVLLHLQEREEDDTVPGVDGWADVVDRRAVVHQAAGMISVQLDVGVVEALLRLRAAAFARDRRMADLAGDVVARRVRFDDSEDGVSTGPGGRDVDGSPEKGSS, via the coding sequence GTGGCGGACATCCTCGCCACCCTGTCCGCCGCCGGGCCGGCCGCGTCCTGGCCGGACCACCTGGTCGAGGACTGCCGGCAGGCCACCGGGATGACCGGGGTGGGCCTCGCGCTGGTGAGCGGCGAGGGCGTCAGCGGGCTCGTGGCGGCGACCGGCGGTCCCGCGCAGCAGATGGAGGACCTCCAGTTCACCCTGGGCGAGGGGCCCTGCGCGGACGCCTCGACGTCGCGACGGCCGGTCCTGTGCTCCGACCTCGGCGTGGAGGGGGTCGTGCGGTGGCCGGCGTTCGCCTTCGGCGCCGCGCAGGCGGGGATCGCGGCGGCGTTCACCTTCCCGCTGCAGGTCGGTGCCGTCGCGATCGGCGTGCTCGACCTCTACCGCGACCGTCGCGGCCCGCTGTCCGGTGCGCACCTCGCCGAGGCCTTCGCCTTCGCCGACGCGGCCGCGGCGGTGCTGCTGCACCTGCAGGAGCGCGAGGAGGACGACACGGTCCCCGGTGTCGACGGGTGGGCCGACGTCGTGGACCGGCGGGCCGTGGTGCACCAGGCCGCCGGGATGATCTCGGTGCAGCTGGACGTCGGCGTGGTCGAGGCGCTGCTCCGGCTGCGCGCCGCCGCCTTCGCCCGTGACCGCCGCATGGCCGACCTCGCCGGCGACGTGGTGGCACGGCGCGTGCGGTTCGACGACAGTGAGGACGGGGTCTCGACGGGCCCGGGAGGACGGGACGTGGACGGCAGTCCAGAGAAGGGGTCGTCGTGA
- a CDS encoding GAF and ANTAR domain-containing protein produces the protein MTSREQEVAETFVELADTLVAEFDLVDFLHTLIERTVRLLDGDAGGIMLADQRGGLEVMAATSHEVRLVELFELQSDEGPCLEAFHTGQAVTKADLGEMRRAWPDFTARLEQAGFASAQAVPMRLRDEVIGAVNVFRVATGALSEADMRLARALADVATVGLMQERTIRSRDLLAEQLQAALDSRVLIEQAKGVLAERTGVEVGEAFTVLRSHARRTGVPLHALAAQVVSGALRL, from the coding sequence GTGACGAGCCGGGAGCAAGAGGTCGCGGAGACCTTCGTGGAGCTGGCGGACACGCTGGTCGCCGAGTTCGACCTCGTCGACTTCCTGCACACCCTGATCGAGCGCACGGTCAGGCTGCTCGACGGCGACGCCGGGGGCATCATGCTCGCCGACCAGCGGGGCGGCCTCGAGGTGATGGCGGCGACCTCGCACGAGGTGCGGCTGGTCGAGCTCTTCGAGCTGCAGAGCGACGAGGGCCCGTGCCTGGAGGCCTTCCACACGGGGCAGGCGGTGACCAAGGCCGACCTCGGCGAGATGCGCCGCGCCTGGCCGGACTTCACCGCCCGGCTGGAGCAGGCGGGCTTCGCCTCGGCGCAGGCGGTGCCCATGCGGTTGCGCGACGAGGTCATCGGGGCGGTGAACGTGTTCCGCGTGGCGACCGGTGCGCTGAGCGAGGCGGACATGCGACTGGCCCGGGCCCTGGCCGACGTCGCGACCGTGGGCCTCATGCAGGAGCGGACCATCCGGTCGCGGGACCTGCTGGCCGAGCAGCTGCAGGCCGCGCTCGACAGCAGGGTCCTCATCGAGCAGGCCAAGGGCGTGCTGGCCGAGCGCACCGGCGTCGAGGTGGGCGAGGCGTTCACCGTGCTGCGCTCGCACGCCCGGCGGACCGGGGTCCCGCTGCACGCGCTCGCCGCGCAGGTCGTCTCCGGCGCGCTGCGCCTCTAG
- a CDS encoding fatty acid desaturase family protein yields the protein MASPLLDPAPRVADRPTVRRPRTDRQTSTYGELSRQVQAAGLLQRRRAWYWTQMLVMTGAFAGVWVAFALLGDSWLQLGVAAVLAVVVTQFGFLAHDAAHRQVFGSARWNDWAARVMAGAFAGLSAGWWSHKHSRHHSAPNQEGRDPDIGLGVLAFTPAAAAPRTGLAAWLTARQGWAFFPLLLLEGLNLHVASLQVLVTRRDLAHRRVELVLVVGRLAGYLAAVLLVLSPGKAAAFLAVQLGVFGLLLGGAFAPNHKGMPIVPEGARVDFLRRQVLMSRNIDGGLLTDAAMGGLNYQIEHHLFPSMPRPNLRRAQPIVRAFCRANGVTYTQTSLVGSYGIVVRYLNAVGLGARDPFSCPLVQTLRN from the coding sequence ATGGCATCCCCCCTGCTCGACCCGGCGCCCCGCGTCGCCGATCGGCCGACCGTCCGCCGTCCGCGGACGGACCGGCAGACCAGCACCTACGGCGAGCTGTCCCGCCAGGTGCAGGCGGCGGGACTGCTGCAGCGGCGGCGCGCCTGGTACTGGACGCAGATGCTCGTCATGACCGGCGCGTTCGCCGGGGTCTGGGTGGCCTTCGCCCTGCTCGGGGACTCCTGGCTCCAGCTCGGGGTCGCCGCCGTCCTGGCCGTCGTCGTCACCCAGTTCGGTTTCCTCGCCCACGACGCGGCGCACCGGCAGGTCTTCGGCTCGGCCCGCTGGAACGACTGGGCGGCGCGGGTGATGGCCGGGGCGTTCGCCGGCCTGAGCGCCGGCTGGTGGTCCCACAAGCACAGCCGGCACCACAGCGCCCCGAACCAGGAGGGGAGGGACCCCGACATCGGGCTCGGTGTCCTCGCCTTCACCCCGGCCGCCGCCGCCCCGCGGACCGGTCTGGCGGCCTGGCTGACCGCCCGCCAGGGCTGGGCCTTCTTCCCGCTGCTCCTCCTGGAGGGCCTCAACCTCCACGTGGCCAGCCTCCAGGTGCTGGTGACCCGGCGCGATCTCGCGCACCGCCGGGTGGAGCTGGTGCTCGTCGTCGGCCGGCTGGCCGGCTACCTCGCGGCCGTGCTGCTGGTCCTGTCCCCGGGCAAGGCCGCCGCCTTCCTGGCCGTCCAGCTCGGCGTCTTCGGGCTCCTGCTCGGCGGCGCCTTCGCGCCCAACCACAAGGGCATGCCGATCGTGCCGGAGGGCGCCCGCGTGGACTTCCTGCGCCGGCAGGTGCTCATGTCGCGCAACATCGACGGCGGGCTCCTCACCGACGCGGCGATGGGCGGCCTCAACTACCAGATCGAGCACCACCTGTTCCCGAGCATGCCGCGCCCCAACCTGCGGCGGGCCCAGCCCATCGTGCGGGCGTTCTGCCGGGCGAACGGCGTGACCTACACCCAGACCAGCCTGGTCGGCTCCTACGGCATCGTCGTCCGGTACCTGAACGCGGTCGGGCTGGGCGCCCGGGACCCGTTCAGCTGCCCTCTGGTGCAGACGCTGCGCAACTGA
- a CDS encoding family 14 glycosylhydrolase, whose translation MRHATVTLAVLSLLLAGAGTAQAAPVDGPVPPGPVALDHPEFTANVMAPLKVTDWAAFEADLETVAAYGVDAVSVDVWWGDVEGAADNRFDWSYYDRVFDVITSEGLDLAPILSFHQAGGNVGDDYTSLLPSWLWTKYADRTHRGILLGPTGLQHRSEQGNHSPESVQGWADRVVMNEYRDFTRAFEQQYGDVYAEEVVEVNVSLGPSGELRYPSYNQHDEGTGYPTRGALQSYSPLAVQDFQEEVLDRYGSLEAVNGAWGTDHTSVDQIGPPEDAEAFFTSRAYLDTQYGRDFVDWYNGSLVDHGERVLRTVVHALGRDFPEADIGYKVPGIHWQMTHPIHPRATEVTTGLIQTSVDLDSWATGHGYQRIVELANRFDGGPREVVMHFTALEMDDQPGPEAYSLAQTLVQWIGDYAFRVGVELKGENALAGGVTNDEGWDNIDEAFETWGYLGLTVLRIGDVSSGVGARRYAEFIATYSPDV comes from the coding sequence GTGAGGCACGCCACAGTCACGCTCGCCGTCCTCAGCCTGCTGCTCGCCGGCGCCGGTACCGCCCAGGCTGCTCCGGTGGACGGCCCGGTGCCTCCGGGGCCCGTGGCGCTGGACCACCCGGAGTTCACCGCCAACGTGATGGCGCCGCTGAAGGTGACCGACTGGGCGGCGTTCGAGGCCGACCTGGAGACCGTGGCCGCCTACGGCGTGGACGCCGTCAGCGTCGACGTGTGGTGGGGCGACGTCGAGGGTGCCGCCGACAACCGGTTCGACTGGAGCTACTACGACCGGGTCTTCGACGTGATCACGTCCGAGGGCCTGGACCTCGCGCCGATCCTGTCGTTCCACCAGGCCGGGGGGAACGTCGGTGACGACTACACCAGCCTGCTGCCGTCGTGGCTGTGGACGAAGTACGCCGACCGGACCCACCGCGGCATCCTGCTCGGCCCGACCGGGCTCCAGCACCGGAGCGAGCAGGGCAACCACAGCCCCGAGAGCGTGCAGGGCTGGGCCGACCGGGTGGTGATGAACGAGTACCGGGACTTCACCCGCGCGTTTGAGCAGCAGTACGGCGACGTCTACGCCGAGGAGGTGGTGGAGGTCAACGTCTCGCTCGGCCCGTCCGGCGAGCTGCGGTACCCCTCCTACAACCAGCACGACGAGGGCACCGGCTACCCGACGCGCGGCGCCCTGCAGTCGTACTCCCCACTGGCCGTCCAGGACTTCCAGGAGGAGGTGCTGGACCGGTACGGCTCGCTGGAGGCGGTCAACGGCGCCTGGGGCACGGACCACACGTCGGTGGACCAGATCGGCCCGCCCGAGGACGCCGAGGCGTTCTTCACCAGCCGGGCGTACCTGGACACGCAGTACGGCCGCGACTTCGTGGACTGGTACAACGGCTCGCTGGTCGACCACGGCGAGCGGGTGCTGCGGACGGTCGTCCACGCGCTGGGGCGGGACTTCCCCGAGGCGGACATCGGCTACAAGGTCCCGGGCATCCACTGGCAGATGACCCACCCGATCCACCCGCGGGCCACCGAGGTGACCACCGGCCTGATCCAGACCAGCGTCGACCTCGACTCGTGGGCGACCGGGCACGGCTACCAGCGGATCGTCGAGCTGGCCAACCGGTTCGACGGCGGGCCGCGCGAGGTGGTCATGCACTTCACCGCGCTCGAGATGGACGACCAGCCCGGTCCGGAGGCGTACTCGCTGGCCCAGACCCTGGTGCAGTGGATCGGCGACTACGCGTTCCGCGTCGGCGTCGAGCTCAAGGGGGAGAACGCGCTCGCCGGCGGGGTCACCAACGACGAGGGCTGGGACAACATCGACGAGGCCTTCGAGACGTGGGGGTACCTCGGCCTGACCGTGCTCCGGATCGGTGACGTGTCCTCGGGTGTCGGGGCGCGCCGGTACGCGGAGTTCATCGCGACCTACAGCCCCGACGTCTGA
- a CDS encoding LysR family transcriptional regulator ArgP: MDLDLAQLRALDATVRGGTLEAAARALHVTPSAISQRLRALEVATGRILLVRTRPVQATESGQAVLRLARQVDLLTADVARELGGDPSPEHVPTLPIAVNADSMATWVLPALTPLAGDVCFDLYREDQGHTSALLRAGTVMAAVTADAEPVPGCTSTRLGGMRYRPMATPGFARRWFPAGVTPEALASAPVVVFDRRDDLQHRYLHARAGDDVAPPAHYVPAAADYVAAVTLGLGWGMVPDQQARGVTAELVVLDPAAAVDVVLYWQQWRLRSTALDRVREAVLAAAVRDLDQPGGPGR; encoded by the coding sequence ATGGACCTCGACCTGGCGCAGCTGCGCGCGCTCGACGCCACCGTCCGGGGCGGCACGCTGGAGGCCGCCGCCCGGGCACTGCACGTCACCCCGTCGGCGATCAGCCAGCGGCTGCGCGCGCTGGAGGTCGCGACCGGCCGGATCCTGCTGGTGCGGACCAGACCGGTGCAGGCCACCGAGTCCGGGCAGGCGGTGCTGCGGCTGGCCCGCCAGGTCGACCTGCTCACCGCCGACGTCGCCCGCGAGCTCGGCGGCGACCCGTCGCCGGAGCACGTGCCCACGCTGCCCATCGCGGTCAACGCCGACTCGATGGCCACCTGGGTGCTGCCCGCGCTGACGCCGCTGGCCGGCGACGTCTGCTTCGACCTGTACCGCGAGGACCAGGGGCACACCAGCGCCCTGCTGCGCGCCGGCACGGTCATGGCGGCGGTGACCGCGGACGCCGAGCCGGTGCCCGGCTGCACCTCGACCCGTCTGGGTGGCATGCGCTACCGGCCGATGGCCACGCCGGGCTTCGCGCGGCGCTGGTTCCCCGCCGGTGTCACGCCCGAGGCGCTCGCCTCGGCCCCGGTCGTCGTCTTCGACCGCCGGGACGACCTGCAGCACCGCTACCTGCACGCGCGGGCCGGCGACGACGTCGCGCCACCGGCGCACTACGTGCCCGCCGCGGCGGACTACGTCGCCGCCGTCACCCTCGGCCTGGGCTGGGGCATGGTGCCCGACCAGCAGGCGCGAGGGGTGACCGCGGAGCTGGTCGTCCTCGACCCGGCCGCGGCGGTGGACGTCGTCCTGTACTGGCAGCAGTGGCGGCTGCGCTCCACCGCGCTCGACCGTGTCCGCGAGGCCGTGCTGGCCGCCGCCGTCCGCGACCTCGACCAGCCGGGCGGGCCCGGGCGCTGA
- a CDS encoding LysE/ArgO family amino acid transporter — MWTTSALLAVASGLALGMGLIVAIGAQNAFVLRQGLRLEHVAAVVAVCALSDLALILAGVLGAGAALSQVPWLIPVVCFAGAAFLLCYGALAARRALRPGSLLPDAGGVRAGLAATVGTCLALTWLNPHVYLDTVVLLGSMASTYGEHRWQFAAGAGLGSTIWFTGLGFGARLLRPVFARPAAWRVLDGVIAVVMTALAVSLALRGVSGS, encoded by the coding sequence GTGTGGACCACCTCGGCGCTGCTCGCCGTCGCGTCCGGGCTCGCGCTGGGGATGGGGCTGATCGTCGCCATCGGCGCCCAGAACGCCTTCGTCCTGCGGCAGGGACTCCGCCTCGAGCACGTGGCCGCGGTGGTGGCGGTGTGCGCGCTCTCCGACCTGGCGCTGATCCTCGCCGGGGTGCTGGGCGCCGGCGCGGCTCTGTCGCAGGTGCCGTGGCTGATCCCGGTGGTGTGCTTCGCCGGTGCGGCGTTCCTGCTCTGCTACGGCGCGCTGGCCGCACGACGGGCACTGCGTCCCGGCTCGCTGCTGCCCGACGCCGGCGGCGTCCGTGCCGGCCTCGCGGCCACCGTCGGCACCTGCCTGGCACTGACCTGGCTCAACCCGCACGTGTACCTGGACACGGTCGTGCTGCTGGGCTCGATGGCCTCCACGTACGGCGAGCACCGGTGGCAGTTCGCCGCCGGCGCGGGTCTGGGCAGCACGATCTGGTTCACCGGCCTCGGCTTCGGTGCCCGGCTGCTCCGGCCGGTGTTCGCCCGCCCGGCGGCCTGGCGGGTGCTCGACGGCGTCATCGCCGTGGTCATGACGGCGCTGGCCGTCTCCCTGGCCCTCCGCGGCGTCAGCGGGAGCTGA